A genomic segment from Hypomesus transpacificus isolate Combined female chromosome 13, fHypTra1, whole genome shotgun sequence encodes:
- the LOC124476070 gene encoding FERM domain-containing protein 6-like isoform X1 encodes MRGRHHREVCVLLPNKERLYITVGVKAKGQEVFSRVSDLLGVKELHFFGLSVLHDCEHLFLDLEQKLTKYLGKERKQLKDPVQLFLRVQYYVESGRMISSSKALTLYYADLRQRVLQSHQGIAHEDTIFRLAAYALQVEVGDVSSLEERDDKNRQKRGGRDMKDEGVELKEEQECSHYFLPEDFFPPWVIRRRGREYILQHLPGLHADLRGFSRQDATLLFIKEASALQDVSVVCYRMSQSKKKRKCCILLGVSLRGMFIYQEVDGIQTLLHELSWKNIDRFTFQGRRLELQAVGFPKLLFYTPSAFHSVHMLRHLSDSHRLHMNTRASAALIRKLEESHVSTLHHEAYICNRAALGLKLSHGSRGSKCLASREVVQTRMWTGDIETISLKEIEICVDEPVEVSVDDPENLMWLAEQSEGVSVDDPYDLMWLAEQSEEVSVDGPLVMPVSHWAGFEVEGIEGVSVTGEDNSGISHNTECMQYNIH; translated from the exons atgaggggccGTCACcacagagaggtgtgtgtccTCCTTCCTAACAAAGAGCGGCTGTACATCACCGTCGGG gttaAAGCAAAAGGACAGGAGGTGTTCAGCCGTGTGTCTGACCTGCTGGGTGTGAAGGAGCTACACTTCTTTGGACTGAGTGTGCTTCATG ACTGTGAACACCTATTCTTGGACCTGGAACAAAAGCTGACTAAGTATctaggaaaggaaaggaagcaATTGAAG GATCCTGTTCAGCTCTTCCTCAGAGTACAGTACTATGTAGAGAGCGGTCGCATGATATC GAGCAGCAAAGCCCTGACTCTTTACTACGCTGACCTGAGACAGAGGGTCCTCCAATCGCACCAAGGCATCGCACATGAAGATACCATTTTCCGATTGGCAGCTTATGCTCTCCAGGTGGAAGTCGGGGACGTGAGCtctctggaagagagagatgacaaaaacagacagaaaagaggaggaagagacatgAAGGATGAAGGAGTGGAGCTGAAAGAGGAACAAGAATGCAGCCATTACTTTCTTCCTGAGGATTTCTTTCCTCCAtgg GTAATAAGGCGTCGCGGGCGGGAATACATACTCCAGCACCTTCCAGGCCTTCACGCTGATCTGAGGGGCTTTTCCAGACAAGACGCCACCCTCCTCTTTATCAAGGAGGCCAGTGCActccaggatgtgtctgtcGTTTGCTACAGGATGAGCCAG AGTAAAAAGAAGAGGAAGTGCTGCATTCTGCTCGGTGTCTCACTGAGAGGAATGTTCATTTACCAG GAGGTGGATGGAATCCAAACTCTGCTGCATGAGCTCTCCTGGAAAAATATAGACAGATTCACATTCCAG GGACGCAGGTTGGAGCTGCAAGCAGTGGGGTTTCCCAAGCTGCTGTTCTACACCCCATCAGCCTTCCACTCTGTTCACATGCTCAGGCACCTGAGTGACTCACATCGCCTCCACATGAACACCAGGGCGTCGGCCGCTCTCATACGCAAGCTAGAGGAGAGCCATG TAAGTACGCTTCATCACGAGGCCTACATCTGCAACAGAGCAGCCCTCGGCCTCAAGTTAAGTCACGGCAGCAGAGGAAGTAAATGTCTTGCGTCCCGTGAAGTAGTTCAGACCAGGATGTGGACAGGAGACATAGAGACCATCTCTCTGAAAG AGATTGAGATCTGTGTGGACGAGCCAGTGGAGGTCTCTGTTGATGACCCGGAAAACCTGATGTGGTTGGCTGAACAGTCGGAGGGCGTGTCTGTCGATGACCCATATGACCTGATGTGGTTGGCTGAACAGTCGGAAGAGGTCTCTGTGGATGGACCTTTGGTAATGCCAGTATCTCATTGGGCAG GTTTTGAAGTTGAAGGCATTgaaggtgtgtctgtgactgGAGAAGACAATTCTGGAATTTCCCACAACACTGAATGCATGCAATATAATATCCACTGA
- the LOC124476070 gene encoding FERM domain-containing protein 6-like isoform X2: protein MRGRHHREVCVLLPNKERLYITVGVKAKGQEVFSRVSDLLGVKELHFFGLSVLHDCEHLFLDLEQKLTKYLGKERKQLKDPVQLFLRVQYYVESGRMISSSKALTLYYADLRQRVLQSHQGIAHEDTIFRLAAYALQVEVGDVSSLEERDDKNRQKRGGRDMKDEGVELKEEQECSHYFLPEDFFPPWVIRRRGREYILQHLPGLHADLRGFSRQDATLLFIKEASALQDVSVVCYRMSQSKKKRKCCILLGVSLRGMFIYQEVDGIQTLLHELSWKNIDRFTFQGRRLELQAVGFPKLLFYTPSAFHSVHMLRHLSDSHRLHMNTRASAALIRKLEESHVSTLHHEAYICNRAALGLKLSHGSRGSKCLASREVVQTRMWTGDIETISLKEIEICVDEPVEVSVDDPENLMWLAEQSEGVSVDDPYDLMWLAEQSEEVSVDGPLVMPVSHWADVAMEMKPVLKLKALKVCL from the exons atgaggggccGTCACcacagagaggtgtgtgtccTCCTTCCTAACAAAGAGCGGCTGTACATCACCGTCGGG gttaAAGCAAAAGGACAGGAGGTGTTCAGCCGTGTGTCTGACCTGCTGGGTGTGAAGGAGCTACACTTCTTTGGACTGAGTGTGCTTCATG ACTGTGAACACCTATTCTTGGACCTGGAACAAAAGCTGACTAAGTATctaggaaaggaaaggaagcaATTGAAG GATCCTGTTCAGCTCTTCCTCAGAGTACAGTACTATGTAGAGAGCGGTCGCATGATATC GAGCAGCAAAGCCCTGACTCTTTACTACGCTGACCTGAGACAGAGGGTCCTCCAATCGCACCAAGGCATCGCACATGAAGATACCATTTTCCGATTGGCAGCTTATGCTCTCCAGGTGGAAGTCGGGGACGTGAGCtctctggaagagagagatgacaaaaacagacagaaaagaggaggaagagacatgAAGGATGAAGGAGTGGAGCTGAAAGAGGAACAAGAATGCAGCCATTACTTTCTTCCTGAGGATTTCTTTCCTCCAtgg GTAATAAGGCGTCGCGGGCGGGAATACATACTCCAGCACCTTCCAGGCCTTCACGCTGATCTGAGGGGCTTTTCCAGACAAGACGCCACCCTCCTCTTTATCAAGGAGGCCAGTGCActccaggatgtgtctgtcGTTTGCTACAGGATGAGCCAG AGTAAAAAGAAGAGGAAGTGCTGCATTCTGCTCGGTGTCTCACTGAGAGGAATGTTCATTTACCAG GAGGTGGATGGAATCCAAACTCTGCTGCATGAGCTCTCCTGGAAAAATATAGACAGATTCACATTCCAG GGACGCAGGTTGGAGCTGCAAGCAGTGGGGTTTCCCAAGCTGCTGTTCTACACCCCATCAGCCTTCCACTCTGTTCACATGCTCAGGCACCTGAGTGACTCACATCGCCTCCACATGAACACCAGGGCGTCGGCCGCTCTCATACGCAAGCTAGAGGAGAGCCATG TAAGTACGCTTCATCACGAGGCCTACATCTGCAACAGAGCAGCCCTCGGCCTCAAGTTAAGTCACGGCAGCAGAGGAAGTAAATGTCTTGCGTCCCGTGAAGTAGTTCAGACCAGGATGTGGACAGGAGACATAGAGACCATCTCTCTGAAAG AGATTGAGATCTGTGTGGACGAGCCAGTGGAGGTCTCTGTTGATGACCCGGAAAACCTGATGTGGTTGGCTGAACAGTCGGAGGGCGTGTCTGTCGATGACCCATATGACCTGATGTGGTTGGCTGAACAGTCGGAAGAGGTCTCTGTGGATGGACCTTTGGTAATGCCAGTATCTCATTGGGCAG ATGTTGCTATGGAAATGAAACCG GTTTTGAAGTTGAAGGCATTgaaggtgtgtctgtga
- the LOC124476070 gene encoding FERM domain-containing protein 6-like isoform X3: protein MRGRHHREVCVLLPNKERLYITVGVKAKGQEVFSRVSDLLGVKELHFFGLSVLHDCEHLFLDLEQKLTKYLGKERKQLKDPVQLFLRVQYYVESGRMISSSKALTLYYADLRQRVLQSHQGIAHEDTIFRLAAYALQVEVGDVSSLEERDDKNRQKRGGRDMKDEGVELKEEQECSHYFLPEDFFPPWVIRRRGREYILQHLPGLHADLRGFSRQDATLLFIKEASALQDVSVVCYRMSQSKKKRKCCILLGVSLRGMFIYQEVDGIQTLLHELSWKNIDRFTFQGRRLELQAVGFPKLLFYTPSAFHSVHMLRHLSDSHRLHMNTRASAALIRKLEESHVSTLHHEAYICNRAALGLKLSHGSRGSKCLASREVVQTRMWTGDIETISLKEIEICVDEPVEVSVDDPENLMWLAEQSEGVSVDDPYDLMWLAEQSEEVSVDGPLVMPVSHWADVAMEMKPVGVMRF, encoded by the exons atgaggggccGTCACcacagagaggtgtgtgtccTCCTTCCTAACAAAGAGCGGCTGTACATCACCGTCGGG gttaAAGCAAAAGGACAGGAGGTGTTCAGCCGTGTGTCTGACCTGCTGGGTGTGAAGGAGCTACACTTCTTTGGACTGAGTGTGCTTCATG ACTGTGAACACCTATTCTTGGACCTGGAACAAAAGCTGACTAAGTATctaggaaaggaaaggaagcaATTGAAG GATCCTGTTCAGCTCTTCCTCAGAGTACAGTACTATGTAGAGAGCGGTCGCATGATATC GAGCAGCAAAGCCCTGACTCTTTACTACGCTGACCTGAGACAGAGGGTCCTCCAATCGCACCAAGGCATCGCACATGAAGATACCATTTTCCGATTGGCAGCTTATGCTCTCCAGGTGGAAGTCGGGGACGTGAGCtctctggaagagagagatgacaaaaacagacagaaaagaggaggaagagacatgAAGGATGAAGGAGTGGAGCTGAAAGAGGAACAAGAATGCAGCCATTACTTTCTTCCTGAGGATTTCTTTCCTCCAtgg GTAATAAGGCGTCGCGGGCGGGAATACATACTCCAGCACCTTCCAGGCCTTCACGCTGATCTGAGGGGCTTTTCCAGACAAGACGCCACCCTCCTCTTTATCAAGGAGGCCAGTGCActccaggatgtgtctgtcGTTTGCTACAGGATGAGCCAG AGTAAAAAGAAGAGGAAGTGCTGCATTCTGCTCGGTGTCTCACTGAGAGGAATGTTCATTTACCAG GAGGTGGATGGAATCCAAACTCTGCTGCATGAGCTCTCCTGGAAAAATATAGACAGATTCACATTCCAG GGACGCAGGTTGGAGCTGCAAGCAGTGGGGTTTCCCAAGCTGCTGTTCTACACCCCATCAGCCTTCCACTCTGTTCACATGCTCAGGCACCTGAGTGACTCACATCGCCTCCACATGAACACCAGGGCGTCGGCCGCTCTCATACGCAAGCTAGAGGAGAGCCATG TAAGTACGCTTCATCACGAGGCCTACATCTGCAACAGAGCAGCCCTCGGCCTCAAGTTAAGTCACGGCAGCAGAGGAAGTAAATGTCTTGCGTCCCGTGAAGTAGTTCAGACCAGGATGTGGACAGGAGACATAGAGACCATCTCTCTGAAAG AGATTGAGATCTGTGTGGACGAGCCAGTGGAGGTCTCTGTTGATGACCCGGAAAACCTGATGTGGTTGGCTGAACAGTCGGAGGGCGTGTCTGTCGATGACCCATATGACCTGATGTGGTTGGCTGAACAGTCGGAAGAGGTCTCTGTGGATGGACCTTTGGTAATGCCAGTATCTCATTGGGCAG ATGTTGCTATGGAAATGAAACCGGTTGGTGTCATgag GTTTTGA